The following is a genomic window from Thermodesulfovibrionales bacterium.
GATATATCCTCAGAACTAATAAAAAGAGGCCTCCACTATGGAATGCTCACTGCAAGAAGGGAAATAATAGAGCAGACCATAGATGCTTTAATGACAGCAGAAGGTGTTAAGGCAGTCAGGATATTTGATACAGAGGGAAGGATATTCTACTCATCAAATCGTGAGGATGTGGGCAAATTAGTTGATAAACAAACAGATGTAACTAAAAGCTTGAGCTTGGGAAGATTGTCAAATAGAGAGAGGGCAATAAACTTTATAAAGCCAATACCGAATGAACCAGCCTGTTATACAGCTCCCTGCCACAGGCACAGCAGCTCTCAGTCAATCCTGGGATTTATAGAGACGAGTTTCAGCACAGCCTCAGTGGATTCCCTTATCAGAAAAAACAGGATAAATACAATTATATACGGTGCGTCTTTTATTGCCCTGATTTCTGTTGTTTTATGTTTTATACTCTGGAAATTTGTCTCAAAACCGCTTGGACTTCTTGAGGAGGGGATGAAGAATATTGCAAAAGGAAATCTTGACCACAGGATTGATATAAAGACAAAGGACGAAATGGGACTTCTTGCTCAGACATTTAATTCCATGGCTCAGGAGCTGAAGGAATCGAGACAGAAACTTGAACAGTGGACAAAATGTCTTGAAGAGGAGGTTGAGAAGAAGACCCTTGAGATCAAGAAGGCACAGGAACAGCTGATTAATGCAGAAAAACTTGCATCCCTTGGAAGGATGGCAGCAGGCTTTGCCCACGAGCTGAACAGTCCCCTCACAGGTATAATCACCTTTGCCCATCTGATCATGAAGAAGATCCCTGAGCATGATAAAGAGCTGAGAGAGGAAGTTCAGGTAATCATAGACCAGGCTGAGAGATGCAGTAAGATTATAAAGGGCCTTCTTGGTTTTGCAAGGAAGACAGGATATGAAAAGACCCTTACTGATATAAATTCACTAATTGAGCGCACAGTTATGATGGTCAAAAACCAGGCTAAATTCCATAATATAGAGTTTAAATTGGACCTTGACAGGAATCTTCCTAGCATTACGGTGGATGCCCATCAAATAGAGCAGGTATTTTTAAATCTTCTTATAAATGCTGCTGATGCCATGAATGAAAGAGGTACCATTACAATAGCCTCACGAATTATTAGAGGCGAGGTAGAACCCCTGAGGGAGCAGATAGAGCTTGAATTTACTGACACAGGACCCGGGATTCCTGAGGAATACCTGTCAAAGATATTTGAGCCCTTTTTTACCACAAAGCCACCAGGTAAAGGCACAGGGCTTGGCCTTTCTGTAAGTTATGGAATAATAAAGAGACATGGTGGAACTATATTTGTAAAGAGTGTCCCCGGAAAGGGTGCAAGCTTTTTTATCAGATTACCCGTTAAGGAGAGTGAAAATGAGATTAAGTCAGACAGTTGAGGGTAGCTTTTCCCTTATAGGAGGAGATTTTTCAAATGGTGGTGCAGCTTCCTGTGAGCTTAAATCTATACTTGAAAGGCTTGGTCTTCCAGAGGATATAATCCAGAGGGCTACCATCTCTGCCTTTGAGGCAGAGATGAATGTCATCATCCATGCCATAGCAGGAACAATGGTTTATTCTGTTACTCCTGAGAGGATAAAGATAGTTGTGACAGACATGGGTCCAGGTATTCCTGATATAGAGCTTGCTATGCAGGAGGGATATTCTACAGCTCCTGACTGGGTGAAGGAGATGGGATGGGGTGCTGGCATGGGTCTTCCAAATATGAAAAAGAATGCAGATGTCTTTAATATAGATACAGTTGTGGGAGAGGGTACAACAGTTGAATTGATAATTTATATTCCCAGAGAATGGAGGAGAGATGAAACTCAGTGAGATTGCCAGTAACTTAAATCTTGAACCACTTAATGATAAATACCAGGACAGAGAGGTAAAGGGAGCCTATGTAAGCGACCTACTTTCCGATGTAATGGCCAATGCAAGGCCTGGTGAGATCTGGATAACCCTTCAGATACACATAAATATTGTTGCAGTTGCTGTCCTTAAGAATCTACCAGCCATTATTATTACAAATAACAGAAAACCTGATGAGGAGACCTTAAAGAAGGCTTCTCAAGAAGGTATTGCCATATTTAAAACAGGACTATCCACCTTTGAAACAGCGGGCAGACTTTATAAACTTCTCATAGAATAATGAATCTATACAGGGCAGACCTTCACATCCACACCTGTTTANCTGCCTGTGCAGAACTGGATATGACACCGCCAAAGATTATCAGAAAGGCAAAAGAGGCTGGTCTAGAGATAATTGCTGTTACTGATCATAATTCAGCAGAGAATGTTCCAGCTGTTAAGCTTGCTTCAAACAACGAGATCACAGTCCTTGCTGGAATG
Proteins encoded in this region:
- a CDS encoding ATP-binding protein, translating into DISSELIKRGLHYGMLTARREIIEQTIDALMTAEGVKAVRIFDTEGRIFYSSNREDVGKLVDKQTDVTKSLSLGRLSNRERAINFIKPIPNEPACYTAPCHRHSSSQSILGFIETSFSTASVDSLIRKNRINTIIYGASFIALISVVLCFILWKFVSKPLGLLEEGMKNIAKGNLDHRIDIKTKDEMGLLAQTFNSMAQELKESRQKLEQWTKCLEEEVEKKTLEIKKAQEQLINAEKLASLGRMAAGFAHELNSPLTGIITFAHLIMKKIPEHDKELREEVQVIIDQAERCSKIIKGLLGFARKTGYEKTLTDINSLIERTVMMVKNQAKFHNIEFKLDLDRNLPSITVDAHQIEQVFLNLLINAADAMNERGTITIASRIIRGEVEPLREQIELEFTDTGPGIPEEYLSKIFEPFFTTKPPGKGTGLGLSVSYGIIKRHGGTIFVKSVPGKGASFFIRLPVKESENEIKSDS
- a CDS encoding ATP-binding protein, with the translated sequence MRLSQTVEGSFSLIGGDFSNGGAASCELKSILERLGLPEDIIQRATISAFEAEMNVIIHAIAGTMVYSVTPERIKIVVTDMGPGIPDIELAMQEGYSTAPDWVKEMGWGAGMGLPNMKKNADVFNIDTVVGEGTTVELIIYIPREWRRDETQ
- a CDS encoding DRTGG domain-containing protein, with amino-acid sequence MKLSEIASNLNLEPLNDKYQDREVKGAYVSDLLSDVMANARPGEIWITLQIHINIVAVAVLKNLPAIIITNNRKPDEETLKKASQEGIAIFKTGLSTFETAGRLYKLLIE